CAAACAAGAGTTACGTTGGATCTACAGATTCGTCAATTCAAACGCCCTAGATGAGGAGAAAATAGGAGATACTCATGTTGTGATattctattaatattattatttgttttggcAATAGTAGTGGGCTAGTTCGCGCGGTTTGCTACGAAGTGAGtttgtaaatattttatgttatgAAACTACAGCATAGACACATCAGATGAAAAATAGAATATGATTTGGAGTACAaggaattagaaaaatttaataataataactaaacttaagtattttggattcGTGTTTTCAAGCGCTGAAATGtaatattactttattatttcaGATTAGCCACTGGACCattcgaaaattattttttggatcCTTTTAATATATGCTTATTTAGATTTAGTCCATTAAGGACCATTAAAGCCCATTTCAAACACTTACGAAACAGCCCAGGCCCTTATTCCTAATTCAATTTAAGCCCAACTaataaaatagcaaactatGTTGGTTTTCAAATTGGACCGTTAAAGACCAAAAAATTCAGAGTCGTTTCACTTCCTCCTAACGGCTTTTATCGCGCATTACCCTTCATACtctaatttgttgtaattttttactCAAAGTTTTAGATTATTGTAATTTAGTCTAATTGAATAATTTAGCTGATTAAATGATACTGTAGTGTATATATAGTCGACGATGTGACAATAACTAAGGAGTCGCATCAATGTCGTAGTTCGCGGACCAAAAGTGTAAGTATTGAATACCGAGAAGCTGCATAAAAGGCCTGTTACTATTCATTAACAGAAACAGATACAGGAGCACAAGTTCTCATCCACATCAGAGAGCAGCTTTTAGCGACTTCGCGCCAAGTTTTATTCAATTTGTCTTAAGATCACAATCAAAATGATCCAATTACATCCAATTTTactaacatacatatatattcttCAGGAATACTAGCTGGCATTCGTCCGTAGCGGCATTAACACGAACATCCTGCACGAACGCGGGCCTACGGTGAAGTACAGTTTGTTTATGAACTTCTCCTCCAATAACTCATGCTGCAGAAAACAAATAAACTTTCTAAGCATGAACTTATAAACCTAAGTTTTGCGGTTTTGCGAAAACAAAGAATCGACACAACTAAGAGTATACCTCCCATAAGTCTCTTACTTCGACCTTCGTATCAGGGGGGATACCGATATCGTCCCAGTGCGCGGTGATCGGGCTCTCCTTTGAGGACCGGTTCAGCAACACAACCACCGTCCTATAACCGGAAAGAGGCCCAGCCCAAACCTGCAAAGGAGAGTAAGTAAAACATACCGATTTCCGCGGTACAAAATGACACACATTAATGAGCAGATCTTAAATATTAGGGCAAGTGGCCAACCTCCAGATCTCCCTCCATCCTCACTTTCTTAGCTTGAACACCGAGAGAATCTGTTCATTCGACAGATACGCATTTAACTTACTCGAAAAGTGATATAAAGTTCTAAAAAGAAACAGTTTAGTGACCTTGGTTAACCGCGATGACTTCCATATTGCCGAGGATATCGAAAGTCTCCTTCGATAAATCACGAACATCGCATCCAATAAGAAGGGGAGCCTTTTGTGAATGAACAATTAGATCTTCTACCAGTGATAAAAAAGATTAGATGATACGAATGTGTATATAACTGTCGATAATAATAATACCTTGGAAATAGCCCATATGCTGAAATGAACAATGTATTCATCCCTGGTCATCCCTCCATTCCCTACCTCGAGCATATCTGGGTCTGATCAATCAAATCAGATCAAAAAAACTGCGTTAGATTTCGTCATTCGAGTCTACTACATGGTTTTCAGATACATGTATTGAACCGATGCTTTAAAGTTTTTGCTCATTGAATGTACGAAAAGGACTAACCATTCCAGCCACCGGGCCTCGCGTACTCAGCATACACTTCATTTTGGTCGGCCCTCGACAGCATGCTGCAACAGACATAAATAAGAAACCACTCAAGCCGATTTACTAAGGATTCATCTTTTTGTTACCTGTCCCATGAATCACTTATGTCATTAGTTGTTCTCCAGCTATTTCCGAGCTTGGCGCCCCATAAAGCAGGGTGCATATCCCCCCTAAACATCAAGAGGAAACCGAATGAACCGCGCGTACAAAATTGTTTAGTACGACGAAAACTACGGTTAATAAGATTAGAGCATTGCTTTACCATTCgcataaagagaaaaagatcGGTCGACCGGTATTCATTATGGCGCGAGTCATAACCGGGTATCTACAAACATTTTGTTTGTGTGAATAATAAGAAATCAACAACCTGGCTTCGAACCACTCGAATAAGAACAAGGCATATTACCGCGTCATTGGCTTCAGATCTCCGTTGTTACAGTTATCGTACTTCAAGTAATCTATACCCTGCGATCCGAGAACAATCAAGCCGATTAAGAAAGCGAAATAACACCCGTAAAAAAGTGTCTGAACATCTGATCTTTCTCCTCACCCACGAGGCGAATGTGTCGGCGTCTTTCTCCTCGTAACCAAGTGATCCTGGCATCAGTTTGCTGCATGTATGGTATCTGCAACAATCTGAAACAATCCACTGAAATTTCTTTTGGGCCAAATTAGTTTGTTGAAAGAGTTGAATTAGGTGATATTTACCCTGCATCAGAGTATATCCCTAGCATTAAACCTTTGCTGTGAACATAATCTGCAAGAGCCTTGATTCCTGAGGGGAATGTTGCTCTATTTGGTACCAGATAACCCTGatggaaacaaaaaaatagtaattctaAGCTCAATATAAGATGCAATTCGTCGCCGAAAGAGAAATTTTTGCTACTCATTAAGAAGTCTATAAAGCTATTAGAAACATCAATAACCAGTTTCAAACTTACATAAACAACACTAAAGTACTCaaaagatattgaaaaaaaaaaaagttacttttTTATCATTTGTGACTTGAAAAAAGTACCTTTTGATCTACTTATCATTTTGTTAACTATGTGTTCATAATCACCAAAAGAAAATCATGGACAAACCTCCGAATCGCGATCTTGCTCCGCCCAGCAATCATCTGAATCACAAAGATTAGCCAAAATTTTCATCATtggatttttttcaaaaaaaatttcattcaaTGCATTTGAATGCAAAAGTGTATAATCCTTTCTAATTGAATggattagagttaaaaaaaaaattaaaacaaacaaaaaagaaaaagagagtcaCCAATGTTCACATATCGATAGCCGAGCTTGGCAAGGCCAGTTGAGACTAGTGCATCAGCtgttacacacacacacacacaaaaaaaagaaaaaaaaaaaaaaagaatcaaaattaagtGATTAAGTTTTCAAAATTCTTAATTATGTGTGATTATTCAATCAATTACCTGTTTCTTTGATAACCGTTTCATTAATTAAACAATTGAAGTGATTCCAACTATTCCACCTgtactcacacacacacacacacacaagtcacataaaattttaaacttttttttataaaaaaaaaaaaaacaatctaaattacctcaaaagatatattttttttata
This genomic interval from Ananas comosus cultivar F153 linkage group 8, ASM154086v1, whole genome shotgun sequence contains the following:
- the LOC109714164 gene encoding alpha-galactosidase 1-like, with the translated sequence MGERCIVWVKVMLGLVYAVGLWAGAESRRDLAESDGRRSLLANGLGVTPPMGWNSWNHFNCLINETVIKETADALVSTGLAKLGYRYVNIDDCWAEQDRDSEGYLVPNRATFPSGIKALADYVHSKGLMLGIYSDAGYHTCSKLMPGSLGYEEKDADTFASWGIDYLKYDNCNNGDLKPMTRYPVMTRAIMNTGRPIFFSLCEWGDMHPALWGAKLGNSWRTTNDISDSWDSMLSRADQNEVYAEYARPGGWNDPDMLEVGNGGMTRDEYIVHFSIWAISKAPLLIGCDVRDLSKETFDILGNMEVIAVNQDSLGVQAKKVRMEGDLEVWAGPLSGYRTVVVLLNRSSKESPITAHWDDIGIPPDTKVEVRDLWEHELLEEKFINKLYFTVGPRSCRMFVLMPLRTNAS